The DNA sequence ACCGGTGACGTTGCCGGCCCCGGTCACCGCCACCAGTACCGGCCGGACCGGATCGGTGCCCCGGCGCAGCTCACGCAGGGCGGCGTCGAGAGCCCGTACGGCGGCGCCGGGGGACGCCGGCACCGGCAGCCGGACGGCCCCCGCCGGCCAGGGCAGCAGGTTGGCGTGGTGCTCGCTGGCGAAGGTGACGACCGTGGTCGTCGCCGGCAGGGCGTGGGCCAGCAGGTTGAGCGCGTCCGTGGTGTTGCGGGTGAAGATCACTTCGTCGCCGGGGCGGGCACCGAGAAAGCCGGCGACGCTCCGCCGGGCCCGTTCGTAGGCGAGGGTGCACCGTTTCGACAGTTCACCGGCGCCCCGGTGCACGCTCGCGTACCAGGGCAGCAGTTCGGTCACCGCGTCGGCGGCGGCCCGCGCGCACGGCGCGGTGGCCGCGTAGTCGAGGTTGATCTGACCGGGTACGCCGAGCACGTCGAGCGGCCGGACGGGCGGCGCGAACGGCCCCGTCCACGGCCTCGGCCCGGCGGTCCGGGGCAGGGTTTCCAGGGATACGAGTGCGGTGTTCATCGGCCAGCCTCCGGCGGTCGGGGACCCCGGGTGTGGCGAAGGGTTGGGGCCCGCGCTTGCCCGGCACCTGATGGGGTCGGGCCCGGTCTTCACCCAGGGCACCCCACCGCGAACCTCGACGAGGGTTGCCGGCCAGCTAGCTGGGGCTTCGACCCGCACCGAGGAGCGGCGGGCCGTTGGTCGCTGGCACTCGTGACCTGTGGGGGAGCATAACCGGTGCGTGGGTGACCCGGCGAGTGGTCTGCAACTCGATACGCTGGCGGGCATGGCCGAACTTCCGCCCGGCGGGCAACCCCCCGCGTCGCCCGTACCGCCCGGCCCGGTGCCGGGCGGTGGACAACCCGCCGCGCCACCGGTGGACCGGGAGCCGCCCGGGTACGCCGTACCGTCGGCGCCGGCCGGCGCCGGTCCGGGAGTGCCGACCTGGCCCGGAGTCCCCGCCGGGCCGGGTGTTCCGGCGGGGCCGGCTGTTCCGGCCGGGCCGGAGGCGGGGTGGCCGTCGGGTCCGGCGCCGGTCCCGACGGGTGGCAAGGCGTCCCGCTGGCGGGTCGGCTGGCGGCGCGGCCTGATCATGGCGGCCACCATCGTGGTGATCGCGGGCTGTGCCATCGCGATGCTGCTGACGCTCGGGCAGAACCTGGGCGTCGAGGCGTTGGTCATCGGTCTGGTGGCGGCGATCCTGCCGGTGCCGGTTCTGGTGGTGTGTTTCCTCTGGCTCGACCGCTACGAGCCCGAGCCGATGAAATACCTGGTGTTCTGCTTCGCCTGGGGTGCGGCGGTGTCGACGTACGCGTCGTTGAACGTCAACACCTGGGCGGCGGGGGTGTTCGCGCGCAACGACCTGCCCGATTCGCTGACCGCGGTGTTCGTCGCCCCGTTCATCGAGGAACTGACCAAGACGCTCGGCCCGATCCTGCTGCTGGTCATCCGGCGCCGGGAGTGGTCCGGCATCACCGACGGCATTGTCTATTGTGGAATGTCGGCGATCGGCTTCGCGATGGTGGAGAACATCCTCTACCTGGGCGGCCACGGCTATGCCAGCGGCGCCGAGCAGTACGGTCGGGCCACCGGCGCGCAGATGCTCTTCGCCATCTTCATCGTCCGGGTGCTGCTCACCGCCTTCGCCCACCCGCTGTTCACCGCGATGGCCGGCGTCGGCCTCGGTATCGCCGCCCGCTCCAGTGACCGACGGATCCGGGTGCTCGCTCCGTTCGCCGGTGTGTTGCTGGCCATGATGCTGCACGGCGCCTGGAACCTGATGCCGTCGCTCGCCGTCGCCACCGGGCAGAACCTGATCCTGCTCTACGGCTACATCGGCCTGATGGTGCCGATCTTCTTCGGCATGGTCGGGCTGGCGGTGTGGCTGCGCGGCTGGGAGGGCCGGCTCACCGAACGGACCCTGCCGGACTACGTACGGGCCGGCTGGCTCTCGCCGCCCGAGGTCGCGTCACTGGGCAGTCTCGGCCGTCGGCACTCGGCCCGCCGCTGGGCCCGCCGGGTGGCCGGCGACGCCGGACTCAAGGCGATGCGCGGCTACCAGTTCTCCGCGACCAGGCTGGCCCTGCTGCGCGACGGCATGCTGCGCGGCCTCGACGACAAGCCCGCCGACCGGGCCGGCGCGATGCGGGAGGAGGCGGAACTGCTGGCGGCGATCGCCGGCTACCGGCAGGTCTTCACCGGCCGCGATCCGCAGGCGCCCGACGCGCGGTGGGACGGTGAGCGCTACCACATCGCGTTCCCGGACGGGGTGCGGCGCGTCGTCGACGCGCCCGACCAGCCGGTGGTGCCGATTCCGGTGGTGCTCGCGCCGCCGCCCCCGCCGCCCGTTCCGGTCCACCCCGGCGCGTACGGCCCGCCGGGCGGCTACGGCCCACCCGGCGGCTACCGGCCGCCGTACGGTCCGCCACCGGGCGGCTACCCGCCACCCGGCTGGCGCTGACCGTCTCCGTCAGAGATAGAGGCCGGTCGAGTTGGTGTCGACCCGCTCGGCCGCGACCGCGTGCAGGTCACGCTCCCGCAGCAGGATGTAGGCCCGGCCGTGCAGTTCAACCTCCGCGCGGTCCTCGGGGTCGAAGAGCACCCGGTCGCCGGTGACGATGGACCGTACGTGCGGGCCGACGCCGACCGCCTTGGCCCAGGACAGTCGTTTGCCCATGGAGGCGGTCGCCGGGATGACGATGCCGGCGGTGGACCGCCGTTCGCCGTCGCTGCCTTCGAGCTGCACCAGCACACGGTCGTGCAGGAGGCGGATCGGCAGGCCAGAGTCGTAGTTGGATTCGGCGCTCACGACGGAACCGTACCCCGCCCCGCAACGGTGCCCGGCGGCGGTTGAGACACCCCGCCCGGGGGCAACATACGCCGGGCGCGGGCCGCGGTGACCACGACCGGATGCGAACACCCGCTAACGTGGGGTGGCCGAGCGGCGTGAGGAGGGGCTCTTGAACCGCTTCGAGCAGGTACGGGCGAAGATCCGCCGCGCCTACGAGAAGGGCGAGGCATCGGTGGTGCGCGCGCGTCGACGCACCACGAGGTCCCAACCCGAACCGCCGCCCGCTCCCGCCGAGCCGGAGCCGAACGGCGGGTTCGAGCCACCGACCGAGGTGCATCAGTCCACATCGAGCCGTGACGACGCCGACGTGCCGCACGGCCTGCGGATCGCCGCCGCCTGGTCGTGGCGGCTGATCGTCATCGGCGCGGTCGGCTGGGCGATGCTCAAGCTCATCGGCACCGTCCGGATCGTCATCATCCCGCTGCTCATCGCACTGCTGCTGTCGGCGCTGCTCGCCCCTGCCGTCGGCTGGCTGCTGCGGGCCCGGTTCCCCCGCTCGCTGGCCACCGGCCTGGTGCTGGTCGGCGGGCTGGCCGGGGTGGTCGGCACGCTGACCCTGGTCGTCAACGAGTTCGTGGCCGGGGTGCCGGAGCTGAGTCGCAACGCGACCAAAGGCGTACAACAGATCCAGGACTGGCTGAAGACCGGCCCTCTGCACATGTCGGACAACCAGTTCGACCGCTACATCGAGCAGGGGCAGCGCTGGATCGACGAGAACACCCAGGCGCTCACCAGCGGCGCCCTCTCCACCGCGACCACCCTCTTCGAGGTGCTCACCGGTGCGGTGCTGGTGCTCTTCGCGATGTTCTTCTTCCTGCGTGACGGCCGCCGGATCTGGCGGTTCCTGGTCCGGCTGCTGCCGGTGGCCGCCCGGTGGCGGGTCGACGACGCGGGGCAGGCGTCCTGGAACACGCTCGTGTCGTACGTCCGCGCCACCGTGCTCGTCGCCTTCATCGACGCGGTCGGCATCGGCATCTTCCTGGTCATCTTCGAGGTGCCGTTCGCCCTGCCGCTGGCCGCGCTGGTGTTCCTCGGCGCGTTCATCCCGATCGTCGGCGCCACCCTGTCCGGCGCGGTCGCCGTGCTGGTGGCGCTGGTCGACAGCGGCTGGGTCACCGCCCTGATCATCCTGGGTGCGGTGGTCGGCGTGCAGCAGGTCGAGGGGCACATCCTCCAGCCGCTGATCATGGGACGGGCGGTGGCGATCCACCCGCTCGCGGTGATCATCGCCATCGCGGCGGGGAGCGTCCTCGCCGGCATCGTCGGCATGCTGGTGGCCGTGCCGCTGATCGCGGTGCTCAACACCGCCGTACGCCGGCTGGCGGGCCGGCGGACACCGGAGGTGCCGCCGGACGCCGTCGTGGTCGCGTCGAAGACACCCTGACCCCGGTCCCGGGCGGCGCCGTGCCGCCCGGCCGGTGCGCTCAGGAGCGGGACAGGCGTTCCAGCGCCCCCTGCGCGATGTCCGGACGGGTCGTGTACCAGAACGGCGGCAGTGAACGACGCAGGAACGCCCCGTAACCGCGGGCGGTCTCCAGCCGGGAGTCCAGCACCGCCACGACGCCCTTGTCGCCCGTCGACCTGATCAGCCGGCCGACGCCCTGGGCGAGCCGGATCGCGGCGATCGGCACGCTCACCGAGGAGAAGCCGGAGCCGCCGGCCGCGTCGACCGCCGCCGCCCGCGCCGCCGCCAGCGGCTCGTCCGGACGGGGGAACGGCAACCGGTCGATCACCACCAGTTGGCAGGAATCGCCCGGCACGTCCACGCCCTGCCACAGCGACATCACGCCGAACAGGCAGCTCGCCTTGTCCTCGCGGAACCGGCGGACCAGCAACGGCAGCGCCTCCTCGCCCTGGAGCAGCACGGACAGGTCGGTGCGGGCCCGCAGCAACTCCGCGGCCTGGGTGGCCGCCCGTCGCGACGAGAAGAGCCCGAGGGTACGTCCGCCGAGCGCCCCGACGAGCCGGAGCAACTCCTCGCCGGCCGCCTCGGGCAGACCGGAGGCGGCCGGCCGGGGCAGGTGCGCGGCGACGTAGAGGATGCCCTGCCGGGGGTAGTCGAAGGGGAGTCGACGTCGAGCGACCGCCACGGCGGGGAGTCCCGGTCGGCCTCGTCGGTCGGGGCGGGCCGGCTGCCCTCGGGCTGGTCGACGGCGGCACCCGGGGCCAGCCCGAGCGCCCGGGCGACCGTGTCGAACCGGCCGCCGAGGGTGAGCGTGGCCGAGGTCGCCACGACCGTGCGCTCGTCGTAGAGGTTGACGGCCAGGGTGCCGGCCACCGACAGCGGCGCGACGACCAGCGCCCGTCGGCCCGCCTGGGCGCCCTCGGGCTTCTCCACCCAGGCCACGTCGTGGTCGGCCTCCTCCAGCAGGCGTTGGACGGTCTTGGACAGCTCGTCGAGGACCGCCTTGGACTGCTGCTTGCGTACGGGGTCCGGGTCGTCGGCCTTGACGTCGCCGATCCGGTCGAGGGCGGACCGGGTCGCCGAGTCGAGCAGGGTGCACGCCTCGCGCAGCGGGGACGGCAGCCCGGCGGTCAGCCGGCCGGCCGGCACCTCGGCGAGCCCGACGGCGAGCGCGTCACCCGCCTCGACCAGTGTCTCGGCGATCTCCGGGGTCAACAGCGGGCGGGACTGCCGGGCGGCCCGCTCGACCGCCTCGACGGTGAGTTCGGCCTGGGCGGCGGACGACACCCGGTCGGCGAGTTCGTGCGCCTCGTCGATGACCAGAAGCTTGTGCGGCGGCACGATGTGCCGGCCGGCGAGCATGTCGACGGCGAGCAGGCTGTGGTTGGTCACCACGATGTCGGCCTCGCGGGCCCGGACCCGGGATGCCTCGGCGAAGCACTCGTCGCCGTACGGGCAGCGGGTCGCGCCGACGCACTCGCGGGCCGGCATGGAGACCTGCCGCCAGGCGGTGTCGTCGACCCCGGGGTCCAGCTCGTCGCGGTCGCCGGTCTCGCTAGCCAACGCCCAGTCGCGGATCCGTTGGATCTGCTTGCCCAGCCGGCCGGCCTCGCCGAGCCAGCCGGTGCTGTTGCCGCCGGAACTCGGGGAGTCGAAAAGCGTGTCCCGCGGCTCGTCCTCTGTGGAGTGGTCGAGCTTCGCCATGCAGACGTAGTGGTGCCGGCCCTTGAGCACGGCGTACGTCGGCCGCCGGCCGAGTACCGGCTCGACGGCGTCGGCGAGCCGGGGCAGGTCGTGCTCGACGAGTTGGGCCTGCAGGGCGAGGGTGGCGGTGGACACCACGACCGGCCCGTCCACGGTGAGCGCCGGCGCGAGATAGGCCAGCGACTTCCCGGTGCCGGTACCGGCCTGCACCAGCAGGTGCTCGCGGGACCCGATCGCGTTGTCGATGGCGGTCGCCATCTGTTGCTGACCGGGGCGGGCCGCGCCGCCGGGTACCGCGCCGACGGCCGCGGCGAGCAGGTCGTCGGTGCTCGCCCTTCCGCGTCGGCGTCGGCTGCCGGGCGAGCCGGCGGTGGCTGGTCTGGCTGCGGAGGTGGGCGCGGCGGTCACCGTGCGACCGTACCCGTAGCGGCCGACACGGCCACGCTGATCCGGGCGGCGTCACGCCGTGCCGGCGCACCCGCTGTTCAGATCCTGACAATGTGAGAAGTGTTCGCGGGCCGGCATCCGTTGTGACCTATCGGTTAGGGTGCGGTCATGCCGAGCGATGTTGTGCGGGTCGTTTATCGCAAATACGACGGTTCCGCCCATCGTGACTACCCCGCCCGGCGCCTTGCCGAGGACGATATGGGCACCTGGCTCGGCGTCACCGCCGGCACCCCGTCCGTCTATCATGGCCGGCCGTCGGTGGAGCAGATTCCGTTCGTCCTGCTGGTCCCGCACGCCGCCTGGTGGACCGGCATGTTCAATCCGGAGCCGCGCACCAGCGAGGTCTACTGTGACATCGCCACGCCGGCCCGCTGGGAGGGCGACACCGTTCACCTCATCGACCTCGATCTCGACGTGGTGCGGCGGCGGGCGACGGGCGTGGTGGAGCTGCGTGACGAAGACGAGTTCGCCGATCACGGAGCCCGGTTCGGCTACCCGGAGGACCTGATCACCGAGGCCCGGGCCGCGGCGGCGTGGCTCTTCCTCGCGCTGGGCGACGGCACCGAGCCGTTCGCCACCGCGTACCGCAAGTGGCTGGCCCTGGTGGTCTGAACAGCCCCACCGCCGGATGTCGCCACCTCGCGCATCCGGCGGGCCGCCGCCGGGCGAGCCGGCTGTCCTTCGCTGGCCCCCGCTCGGCATGATCGCTGGTGGGCCGGTCGGCGGCCCGGTGTGCGATGCGAGTGAGGTGGCGACGTGAGCGAGATGCGGGATCTGTTGCGGGTCGGCGGGGACGGGCCGGTGAATCTCGCCGCGATCCGGCCGAGGTCGACACCGGGGTTGCCGACCGGCGACGTGGTCGGGCCGGTGCCCAAGGCGTGGGGGCGGGCCCAGGTCGCGCAGATCGGCCGGGAACTGGCCGAGGAGCAGGAGAAGCTGGCCGCGCTGGCGAAGACCGAGCCGGACTTCGACCGTCGGATCCTGCTGGTGTTGCAGGCGATGGACTGCGGCGGCAAGGACGGCACGATCAAGCGGGTCGCGGGCGCGATGAACCCGCTCGGCCTGCACATCCGGTCGTTCGGCGCGCCGACCGCGGAGGAACTGTCGCACGACTTCCTCTGGCGGATCCGGCGTGCGCTGCCGGCGCCGGGCTACCTCGGGGTGTTCAACCGGTCCCACTACGAGGACGTGCTGATCGCGCGCGTCGACGAACTGGTGCCGGAGAGCGTCTGGCGGGCCCGCTACGACCAGATCAACGAGTTCGAGGCGGAACTCGTCGACAGCGGCTTCACGCTGGTCAAGGTGATGTTGCATATCTCACCGGAGGAACAGCGGGAACGGTTGATGGAGCGGCTGACCGATCCACACAAGCACTGGAAGTACCACTCGAGCGATGTCGACGCCCGCCGGCAGTGGGCCGACTACCAGGCCGCGTACGCCGAGGCGCTGGCGTACTGCGGCACCGACCGGGCGCCGTGGTACGTCGTACCGGCCGACCGCAAGTGGTACCGCGACTGGGCGGTGGCGAACCTGCTCCGCGAGACCTTCGCCGACCTGCGGTTGTCCTACCCGTCGGCGACCTTCGACGTCGAGCTTGAGCGGCGCCGGCTGGAAGAGCAGGTCATCCCGTCACTCTGATGAAGGTAAACGGAGGGTGAACTGGGCACTAATGGCGCATGACCAGGGGTAGGCGCTCAGCAGCACGGATTCAGCGTTCCCTAGCATTCCCCGAGGATCTCGGGGAACAGGTCCCCGAGGCTGGCATCCGTCCATCAGGAGCAACGAGGTCCGCGCTGTGAAGTTTTCCTTCCGCCCCACCGAGGGCGCCTTCTACGAGCTCTTCACCAGGGCGGCGGAGAACCTGGTACGGGGCACCGAACTACTCAACGAGCTGGCCCTGCCGGACGTCGACGTCCAGTCGGTCAGCGAGCGGCTGACCGAGGTCGAGCACGACAGCGACCAGATCACCCACCAGCTCTACAAGAAGATCAACTCCGCGTTCATCACCCCGTTCGACCGCGAGGACATCTACCAGCTCGGCTCGCAGCTCGACGACGTGATGGACCACCTCGAGGCGGTCGGCAACCTGCTCTACCTCTACGGCCTCACCAAACTGCCGTCGCTGCCCCGGGAGATGCACGAGCTGGTCGACGTACTGGACCAGCAGGCCAAGCTGACCGCCGAGGCGATGCCCCGGCTGAAGTCGATGAAAGACCTCGAGGACTACTGGATCGAGTGCAACCGGCTGGAGAACGAGGGCGACCGCGCCTACCGGATGCTGCTCGTCCGGCTCTTCTCCGGCGAGTACGACGCGCTGACCGTGCTCAAGATGAAGGAGGTCGCCGACGAACTGGAGGCTGCCTGCGACGCCTTCGAGCATGTGGCGAACACCGTCGAGACAATCACGGTCAAGGAGTCGTAGGCCTTGTCCCCCGAGCTCATCGCAGTTCTGGCCGTCATCCTGGTCGCGCTGGTCTTCGACTACACCAACGGCTTCCACGACGCGGCCAACGCCATCGCCACCAGCATCTCGACGCGGGCGCTGACCCCCGGCGTCGCGCTGGGCATGGCGGCCATCGGCAACTTCATCGGCGCCCACTTCGGCGCCGAGGTGGCCAAGACCGTCGGTAGCGGGCTGGTCAACCTGCCCACCGGCCGGGCGAGCCTGGCCATCGTCTTCGCCGGGGTCCTCGGCGCGATCACCTGGAACCTCATCACCTGGTACTTCGGCCTGCCCTCGTCGTCGTCGCACGCGCTCATCGGCGGGGTCGTCGGTGCGACCCTGGTCGCCGCCGGCGAGGTGCTCTGGGGCGGCATCCTCTCCGACGTCGTGGTGCCGATGATCCTGTCGCCGGTGGTCGGCTTCGTGCTCGGCTACCTGGTGATGCTGCTGGTCCTGTGGATCTTCCGCAACGGGCACCCGGGCAAGCTGAACCGCGGTTTCCGGTGGGCGCAGACGGCCTCGGCCGCGGCGATGTCGGTCGGCCACGGCATGCAGGACGCGGCCAAGACGATCGGCATCATCGTGCTCGCCCTGTACGTCGGCGGTTACCAGAGCGACGCGGAAACCATTCCCGAGTGGGCGTTCTGGACCTCGGCGACCGTGCTGGCGCTGGGTACGTACGCCGGCGGCTGGCGGATCATCCGTACCCTCGGTCGCAAGATCATCGACCTGCGCCCGCCGGAGGGCTTCGCCGCCGAGACCGTCGCCAGCGGTGTGCTCTACTTCAACGCCCTGGTGCTCGGCGCGCCGATCTCCACCACGCACACGATCACCTCGGCGATCATGGGCGTCGGCGCGACCAAGCGGCTGTCGGCGGTCCGGTGGGGGGTGGCCGGCAACATCGTCGGCGCCTGGATCCTCACCTTCCCGGCCGCCGGCTCCATCGCCGCCCTGTTCTACCTGATCGTCCGCCCCCTCTTCGCAACCTGACCCCTCCGCTCTCCCGCGATCTTGCACTTGTCGCCTCCCAAAAACGACATAAGGGGGAGACAACTGCAAGATCGCGGGAAGCGTTGGGAAGTGACGGGCGGGTCAGGTGTAGGTGACCCCGATCTGGGTGCGGATCGTGTCCAGCAGGGACATGACGTCCAGGGTCGCGGCGTGTGGCACCAGCGGGCTCTCCCGCAACCCCGCCCGCAGGCACCGTTGCACCTCGGCCGCCTCGTACTGGTAGCCGCCACCGGTCTCCTCGGCCACCACCGTCTCCGCCTCGGCTCCCGTCCGCAGCAGCGTGAAGCCGCCCGGCCGGAAGAACGGAGCGGGCAGTTCGATCCGCCCGCGGGTCCCGGTGATGGCGGCGGTGGTCGGCGTACCGCCCACCAGCCCGCAGGTCAGCGTCGCCACCGCACCCGACCCGTAACCGAGCACGATGCCGGTGTTCTCGTCGACGCCCTCCGGCCCGATCTTGGCCCAGGCGCGTACCTCGTCCGGCCGGCCGAGCAGCAGGTAGGCCAGGCTCACCGGATAGACGCCGAGATCGAGCAGGGCGCCCCCGCCGAGTTCCCGGGCCCGCAGCCGGTGCTCGGGCGGGAACGGCCCGGCCAACCCGAAGTCGGCCCGCACCGTCGTCACCTCGCCGATCGCCCCGTCGGCGATCAGCTCCAGCACCCGCAGGATCGTCGGATTGCAGCGCATCCACATCGCTTCCATCAGGAACAGGTCGCGGGCCCGCGCCACCTCGATCAGCTCCGTGGTGGTGGCCAGGTCGAGGGTGAACGGCTTCTCGCACAGCACCGCCCGGCCGGCGTCCAGGCACGTCATGGTGGCCAGGTGGTGGGCGGAGTGCGGGGTGGCGACATACACCACGTCGAGGTCGGCGTCGGCGGCCAACTCCTGCCAGGTGCCGTACGCGCGGGGGATCCCGTACCGGTCGGCGAACGCCCGCGCGCTCGGCAACGACCGGGAACCGACCGCCACCACCTCGGCGTCCGGCAGCGAACCAAGGTCTTCGACGAACGTGCCGGCGATGTTGCCGGTGGCGAGGATGCCCCATCGAGTCATGCCCGCACGCTAGTCGAGACCGTTCCGGCCCGGCAGAGGGAGATCGTCTCCGACGCGGCCGGCGGCAACCCGTGGCGGGCCGGCGCCAGGGTGCCGGCATAGGCTGGCCGGGTGACATCGACCGACTCCCAGTTCCCGGTGCCGGAGGCACTGCTCGCCCGCGCGACCCGGTTCTACCGTGCCGAGGAGCGGCCGGCGACGCCTCGGGTGGCGGCCACCGTCGTGCTGCTGCGGCCGGCCGGATCCGGCGGCTACGAGGCGTACGTCATCCGCCGCCTCGCCGCGATGGCCTTCGGCGGCATGCACGCCTTCCCGGGCGGCGGCGTCGACCCGACCGACTCCGAGGTGCACCTCGACTGGGCCGGGCCGGGGCCGCAGGAGTGGGGACGCCGGTTGGGGCTGGCCGACGGGCCGGCCCAGGCGGTGGTCTGCGCGGCCGTACGTGAGGTGTTCGAGGAGTCCGGCGTTCTGCTCGCCGGCCCCGACGGCGGAAGCGTCGTCGGGGATGTCAGCGGCGACGACTGGGAGGCGGCCCGCCGGGCGCTGGTGGCCCGCGAACTCGGCTTCGCCGACCTGCTCCGCGAGCGCCGGCTGACGCTGCGTTCGGACCTGCTGGCGCCGTGGAGCCGCTGGGTCACGCCGGAGTTCGAACCCCGGCGCTTCGACACGTACTTCTTCGTGGCCGTGCTGCCGCAACGGCAGCGCACCCGGGACGTGTCCGGGGAGGCCGACCACACGATGTGGATCCGGCCGGCCGAGGCGGCCGCCCGGGCCGAGGCGGGCGAGTACGCGATGCTGCCGCCGACGCTGGTGACCCTGCGCGAGGTGGCCGCCTGCCCGGACATCCCGGCGGTGCTGGCCGCGGCGGCCGACCGCGACGCGGGCCGGGCCATCACCCCGACCCTGGAGGTCATGCCGGACGGCGAGGTCCGGTTCGTCCTGTCCTAGCCCCGCCGGTAGTTGACGTCGACGGTCCACCGGGCGAAGCCGAGCCGCTCGTAGAGCGCCACGGCCGACGTGTTGGACTCGTCGACGTACAGCATCGCGTCGGTCAGGCCGCGGTCGCGCAGATGACGCAGCCCGGCCAAGGT is a window from the Polymorphospora rubra genome containing:
- a CDS encoding PrsW family intramembrane metalloprotease, yielding MAELPPGGQPPASPVPPGPVPGGGQPAAPPVDREPPGYAVPSAPAGAGPGVPTWPGVPAGPGVPAGPAVPAGPEAGWPSGPAPVPTGGKASRWRVGWRRGLIMAATIVVIAGCAIAMLLTLGQNLGVEALVIGLVAAILPVPVLVVCFLWLDRYEPEPMKYLVFCFAWGAAVSTYASLNVNTWAAGVFARNDLPDSLTAVFVAPFIEELTKTLGPILLLVIRRREWSGITDGIVYCGMSAIGFAMVENILYLGGHGYASGAEQYGRATGAQMLFAIFIVRVLLTAFAHPLFTAMAGVGLGIAARSSDRRIRVLAPFAGVLLAMMLHGAWNLMPSLAVATGQNLILLYGYIGLMVPIFFGMVGLAVWLRGWEGRLTERTLPDYVRAGWLSPPEVASLGSLGRRHSARRWARRVAGDAGLKAMRGYQFSATRLALLRDGMLRGLDDKPADRAGAMREEAELLAAIAGYRQVFTGRDPQAPDARWDGERYHIAFPDGVRRVVDAPDQPVVPIPVVLAPPPPPPVPVHPGAYGPPGGYGPPGGYRPPYGPPPGGYPPPGWR
- a CDS encoding GroES family chaperonin, coding for MSAESNYDSGLPIRLLHDRVLVQLEGSDGERRSTAGIVIPATASMGKRLSWAKAVGVGPHVRSIVTGDRVLFDPEDRAEVELHGRAYILLRERDLHAVAAERVDTNSTGLYL
- a CDS encoding AI-2E family transporter, translating into MRRAYEKGEASVVRARRRTTRSQPEPPPAPAEPEPNGGFEPPTEVHQSTSSRDDADVPHGLRIAAAWSWRLIVIGAVGWAMLKLIGTVRIVIIPLLIALLLSALLAPAVGWLLRARFPRSLATGLVLVGGLAGVVGTLTLVVNEFVAGVPELSRNATKGVQQIQDWLKTGPLHMSDNQFDRYIEQGQRWIDENTQALTSGALSTATTLFEVLTGAVLVLFAMFFFLRDGRRIWRFLVRLLPVAARWRVDDAGQASWNTLVSYVRATVLVAFIDAVGIGIFLVIFEVPFALPLAALVFLGAFIPIVGATLSGAVAVLVALVDSGWVTALIILGAVVGVQQVEGHILQPLIMGRAVAIHPLAVIIAIAAGSVLAGIVGMLVAVPLIAVLNTAVRRLAGRRTPEVPPDAVVVASKTP
- a CDS encoding DUF402 domain-containing protein, with protein sequence MPSDVVRVVYRKYDGSAHRDYPARRLAEDDMGTWLGVTAGTPSVYHGRPSVEQIPFVLLVPHAAWWTGMFNPEPRTSEVYCDIATPARWEGDTVHLIDLDLDVVRRRATGVVELRDEDEFADHGARFGYPEDLITEARAAAAWLFLALGDGTEPFATAYRKWLALVV
- a CDS encoding PPK2 family polyphosphate kinase; the protein is MRDLLRVGGDGPVNLAAIRPRSTPGLPTGDVVGPVPKAWGRAQVAQIGRELAEEQEKLAALAKTEPDFDRRILLVLQAMDCGGKDGTIKRVAGAMNPLGLHIRSFGAPTAEELSHDFLWRIRRALPAPGYLGVFNRSHYEDVLIARVDELVPESVWRARYDQINEFEAELVDSGFTLVKVMLHISPEEQRERLMERLTDPHKHWKYHSSDVDARRQWADYQAAYAEALAYCGTDRAPWYVVPADRKWYRDWAVANLLRETFADLRLSYPSATFDVELERRRLEEQVIPSL
- a CDS encoding DUF47 domain-containing protein, which produces MKFSFRPTEGAFYELFTRAAENLVRGTELLNELALPDVDVQSVSERLTEVEHDSDQITHQLYKKINSAFITPFDREDIYQLGSQLDDVMDHLEAVGNLLYLYGLTKLPSLPREMHELVDVLDQQAKLTAEAMPRLKSMKDLEDYWIECNRLENEGDRAYRMLLVRLFSGEYDALTVLKMKEVADELEAACDAFEHVANTVETITVKES
- a CDS encoding inorganic phosphate transporter → MSPELIAVLAVILVALVFDYTNGFHDAANAIATSISTRALTPGVALGMAAIGNFIGAHFGAEVAKTVGSGLVNLPTGRASLAIVFAGVLGAITWNLITWYFGLPSSSSHALIGGVVGATLVAAGEVLWGGILSDVVVPMILSPVVGFVLGYLVMLLVLWIFRNGHPGKLNRGFRWAQTASAAAMSVGHGMQDAAKTIGIIVLALYVGGYQSDAETIPEWAFWTSATVLALGTYAGGWRIIRTLGRKIIDLRPPEGFAAETVASGVLYFNALVLGAPISTTHTITSAIMGVGATKRLSAVRWGVAGNIVGAWILTFPAAGSIAALFYLIVRPLFAT
- a CDS encoding Gfo/Idh/MocA family protein, with protein sequence MTRWGILATGNIAGTFVEDLGSLPDAEVVAVGSRSLPSARAFADRYGIPRAYGTWQELAADADLDVVYVATPHSAHHLATMTCLDAGRAVLCEKPFTLDLATTTELIEVARARDLFLMEAMWMRCNPTILRVLELIADGAIGEVTTVRADFGLAGPFPPEHRLRARELGGGALLDLGVYPVSLAYLLLGRPDEVRAWAKIGPEGVDENTGIVLGYGSGAVATLTCGLVGGTPTTAAITGTRGRIELPAPFFRPGGFTLLRTGAEAETVVAEETGGGYQYEAAEVQRCLRAGLRESPLVPHAATLDVMSLLDTIRTQIGVTYT
- a CDS encoding NUDIX hydrolase; this translates as MTSTDSQFPVPEALLARATRFYRAEERPATPRVAATVVLLRPAGSGGYEAYVIRRLAAMAFGGMHAFPGGGVDPTDSEVHLDWAGPGPQEWGRRLGLADGPAQAVVCAAVREVFEESGVLLAGPDGGSVVGDVSGDDWEAARRALVARELGFADLLRERRLTLRSDLLAPWSRWVTPEFEPRRFDTYFFVAVLPQRQRTRDVSGEADHTMWIRPAEAAARAEAGEYAMLPPTLVTLREVAACPDIPAVLAAAADRDAGRAITPTLEVMPDGEVRFVLS